TCGTCTGGACCCCGTCGAAGGCCCCGAGCGGCCTGGCCTTCTACACCGGCGACCGCTTCCCCGCCTGGCGAGGCGATCTCTTCAGCGGTGCCCTGAAGTTCGAAGAGGTCAGGCGCATCATGCTCGACGGCGAACGGGTCGTCGGCGAAGAGAAGCTGCCGATCGGCAAGCGCGTGCGCGACGTTCGCCAAGGACCGGACGGCTACCTCTACCTGTTGACCGACGAACCGAACGGCCAACTGTTGCGGATCACGCCGGCTTCGAAATGATATTCGATGGCCGCCGTCGAGGCAGTGCCTCTGCGACGGCATCTCGGGGCAGGCCCCGAAGGCTACCGTCCAGCCGGAGCGGTCGGACGCCGAACACAGGGATCTGGAGGATCCTTAGCGACCAGTCAAAAACAACCGGGACATCTTCGCGGAACTACGAAATACGCGAAACACGCGAAAAGGCCGGACATAAACAGGAACATTTGCCGTATTTTTGTGACCTTTGCGTATTTCGTAGTGTCTTGTCGTCAGTGCGCTGGTATCGGTTGTTTTTGAACCGTTCCTTAGGCCGACTGGCCAGCAGAGGTACACCTGATGTTCCGATCATTGAGCGATTGGTGGCACCGGCCGATCAGGTCAGGAGACCGTGTGCTCGGTTGCGTGATCGGCGCGCTGGGGGGTGCTTGGGGCGGGTTGCTTGGCCGCCTCCTACTCGGGCAGACGCCGGTCTCTTTCTCGCTCCTCGTCGAATGGGCGAGCGGCGTCGCGATCCTGTGCGGGCTCTTGGGAATCCTGTTCCCCCGGATCGTCACCATCGTGCTGTATCCGCTTGCGATATTTGGTGGCGGTCAGAGCTAGCGGTTTACGCAGTACGCTGAATCGATTCGACTCGGTGCCAGGTGCTGCACCAAAAAAACAGGACGTGTGCTGTCGACAGCCCATGCGACCCTGACCCACCCGCCGCCGCGATGGCGTCACGAAATCCGCCGCTCGCTTGGGGTCGATCGGGAGACCCTGCTGTGGCGCGGCACCCGAGACGCGATCTGTCGCACCGTCCGTGACACTGGTACGAGTCCAAGATCGCCCCAATGTCTCTCGCGAGACTCGGCCCTTCTCTTCTTTTGGCGCGGAATCCGAAAGGGCGGGCAGGGCGAAGACCGATTGCGGGCATTCGGGAATGCTGAACCCGCGTACGAACAGGAACCGATAAAGATCATCCATGCGACCTGCCCATCTGTTTTCGATCCTCGACCGAGAATTCAGCAGCGCCGTGCACGGCCACCATACGCCCGTGATGCTCTGGGGTCCGCCCGGGGTGGGCAAGTCCCAGATCGTCGCCGAGGTGGCGGCGCGACGCGATGTGCCGGTCATCGACGTGCGCCTGTCGCAGATGGAGCCGAGCGATCTGCGCGGCATCCCGTTCCGCACCGGCGAGCACGTCGAGTGGGCCGTGCCGGCGATGCTCCCGGATGCCGAGCGCCACGGGCCCCGGGGTATCCTGTTCCTCGACGAGATCACCTCCGCGGCGCCCACCGTCTCGGCGGCGGCCTACCAACTGATCCTCGATCGCCGCCTCGGCGCCTATCGCATCCCCGCGGGTTGGGCTATCTTCGCGGCGGGCAACCGCCAGGGCGACCGTGGCGTGACCTACGCGATGCCGGCCCCCCTGGCCAACCGCTTCGCCCACTTCGAGCTCGAGGTGAACTTGGACGACTGGGTCGCCTGGGCCTATGTCAACGGCATCGACGAGCGAGTCATCGCCTTCCTGCGTTTCCGCCCCGATCTGCTGTTCGACTTCGACCCGGCCCACAACCCGGTCGCCTTCCCATCACCGCGCTCCTGGGAATTCGCCCACCGCGCCTTGCAGAAGTTCGGCGGCCATCCCGATGTGCTGGTCGGCGGCCTGCAAGCCTGCGTCGGTCCGGCCGCTGGCATCGAACTCCACGCCTTCGTCGAGAACCTGGACAACCTACCCGATCTCGACGCCATCCTGCGCGGGGACGAGGTGCCGGTGCCGCAAACGATCGATCTCCAGTACGCAGTCGCCTCATCGCTGGTCGCGCGGGCCATCCGCGCCCGTGGTACCGATCAGGGTGAGGTCGTGATCGGCCGCATCCTCGACTACGCCGGGCGTTTCCCGCAACGCGAGATGGGCGTCATGTTGGTATCCGATCTGCACCGGGCGGTGGGCGAGGCGCTGTTCGCCGTGCCCCAGTTTTCGGACTGGGCAAGCCAGGTCGCGGACCTGATGCTCTACGACGGCTGAAAGCCATGATGGGGTCCGCAGAGGAGAAGCTGGCCGCGGCACGCACGCGGCTGATCCTGGACAAGCCCTTCCTCGGTGCGCTCGCGCTGCGCCTGCCGCTGGTGGCGGCCGATGCCGGATGGTGTCCGACGACGGCCACCGACGCCCGCAAGCTCTATTTCAGCCGCGACTATATCGAGGCGCTCAGCCTGTCGCAGACCCAGTTCGTCCTCGCCCACGAGGCGCTGCACTGCGCCCTGTCCCACTTCCGTCGCCGCGGGCACCGCGACAAGTATCGCTGGGACGTCGCTTGCGACCATGCCGTCAACCCGCTGTTGCTGGCGGACGGACTGGAGCCGCCCCCGGGCACCCTGTACGAGCCCAGATTCGAGGGCATGACCGCCGAGGAGATCTACCCCTGCATCCGCAACACGGATGCCGAGGAGCCGATGGATCGGCATGTCTACGAGGCACCGGCCGACGGCAGCCCACCCCCCGACGCTCCCGAAAACGCGGCGCCTCGGGGCGGTGATGGCGATGGGGGCGAGGACGAAACAAATGGTAGCAGCCAGTCCGATGAGCAGGAACGGGGCCAGGGAAAAGGCGGGGCGCCGCAACCGCCGCCGCTGAGCGCTCAGGAGCGCGACGCGCTGGCGGTGCAGTGGCAGCAGCGTCTCGCCGGCGCCGCTCAGCAGGCGAGGCAGGCCGGCAAACTCGGTGGACAGATGGCGCGACTCGTCGACCACCTGCTTCAGCCACAGTTGCCCTGGCGAATGCTCCTCGCCCGCTACATCTCGGCCTCCGCGCGCGACGACTACAGCTACTCCCGGCCATCGAGCCGGCGCGGCGGCGATGCCATCCTGCCCAGCCTGCGCAGCGGCCAGGTCGAGATGGTCGTGGCGGTGGACACCAGCGGCTCGATCCGCGGCGAGGAGATGGCGCAATTCCTGGCCGAGGTCGATGCCATCAAGGGCCAGGTCCGTGCCCGCGTAACCCTGTTGGCATGCGATGCGGCGCTCGCGGCCGGGGCGCCTTGGACCTACGAACCCTGGGAGCCGGCCGAGATCCCGGAGGCGCTGAGCGGCGGCGGCGGGACGGATTTTCGGCCCGTGTTCGACTGGGTCGACCGCAACGGCCATCAACCGGATCTGCTCGTCTATTTCACGGACGCCGAGGGCGCCTTCCCCGGGGCCCCGCCGGCCTACCCGACGATTTGGCTCGTGAAGGGACGCAAGCCCGTTCCTTGGGGGCAGCGAATCCAATT
This portion of the Thioflavicoccus mobilis 8321 genome encodes:
- a CDS encoding AAA family ATPase — translated: MRPAHLFSILDREFSSAVHGHHTPVMLWGPPGVGKSQIVAEVAARRDVPVIDVRLSQMEPSDLRGIPFRTGEHVEWAVPAMLPDAERHGPRGILFLDEITSAAPTVSAAAYQLILDRRLGAYRIPAGWAIFAAGNRQGDRGVTYAMPAPLANRFAHFELEVNLDDWVAWAYVNGIDERVIAFLRFRPDLLFDFDPAHNPVAFPSPRSWEFAHRALQKFGGHPDVLVGGLQACVGPAAGIELHAFVENLDNLPDLDAILRGDEVPVPQTIDLQYAVASSLVARAIRARGTDQGEVVIGRILDYAGRFPQREMGVMLVSDLHRAVGEALFAVPQFSDWASQVADLMLYDG
- a CDS encoding vWA domain-containing protein; its protein translation is MMGSAEEKLAAARTRLILDKPFLGALALRLPLVAADAGWCPTTATDARKLYFSRDYIEALSLSQTQFVLAHEALHCALSHFRRRGHRDKYRWDVACDHAVNPLLLADGLEPPPGTLYEPRFEGMTAEEIYPCIRNTDAEEPMDRHVYEAPADGSPPPDAPENAAPRGGDGDGGEDETNGSSQSDEQERGQGKGGAPQPPPLSAQERDALAVQWQQRLAGAAQQARQAGKLGGQMARLVDHLLQPQLPWRMLLARYISASARDDYSYSRPSSRRGGDAILPSLRSGQVEMVVAVDTSGSIRGEEMAQFLAEVDAIKGQVRARVTLLACDAALAAGAPWTYEPWEPAEIPEALSGGGGTDFRPVFDWVDRNGHQPDLLVYFTDAEGAFPGAPPAYPTIWLVKGRKPVPWGQRIQLN